The following coding sequences lie in one Alicyclobacillus curvatus genomic window:
- a CDS encoding SufD family Fe-S cluster assembly protein, whose protein sequence is MTTNETALSPASSLVADVVARFSEPAWLKEAREQAFAKYGETPAPRLEKTDLRRRTFDIGPFSNLTAGPSARARRLLDSLQNSPFVFIRDGVVVQTNVPAELASKGIVFSSLHQAVGSHEAIVRKHLSSVVTADESKWAALNTAAWTDGAFVYVPRNTALDGTVTFVYESSAQGHGTAVHSLVVAEEGSELAYTEVFLVDGELESGKVHSDVLEVVAGSAARVTVAVAAEYKKGPTNFTVRRAKLSSDSKVDWLYGDVGDGFTVGVLESDLVGNGSVSTASGIGLGYGRQHMDMTVSMLHRGRHTESNIVMHGALRERANSIYRTSTHIFRKAVGAGSEQNDRMLMLDGTARADAIPMLLIDENDVQRCGHAASVGQMDAWQLYYLQSRGIPEKQARRMIIWGYLEPTLGAYPNEAVRDFLREQIDKELV, encoded by the coding sequence ATGACGACGAATGAGACAGCTTTATCTCCTGCTTCCTCCTTGGTAGCCGATGTCGTTGCTCGGTTTTCCGAACCAGCCTGGCTAAAGGAGGCTCGGGAACAGGCGTTTGCCAAGTACGGGGAGACACCAGCCCCAAGGTTGGAAAAGACGGACTTGCGTCGCCGGACGTTTGATATCGGGCCATTTTCGAATTTGACAGCGGGTCCATCGGCAAGGGCGAGGCGCCTTTTGGACAGCTTGCAAAACAGTCCGTTTGTGTTTATTCGCGACGGCGTTGTGGTGCAAACAAACGTGCCTGCGGAGCTCGCCTCAAAGGGGATCGTTTTCTCAAGTCTCCACCAAGCGGTCGGTTCGCATGAAGCCATTGTTCGCAAGCACCTTTCATCCGTCGTGACAGCCGACGAAAGCAAGTGGGCGGCTCTCAATACAGCCGCTTGGACAGACGGTGCGTTCGTATATGTACCGCGAAACACAGCCCTTGATGGGACAGTCACATTTGTCTATGAGTCATCAGCTCAGGGCCACGGTACGGCTGTTCATTCCTTGGTCGTCGCCGAGGAAGGCTCAGAGCTTGCGTACACGGAAGTGTTTCTGGTAGATGGTGAACTCGAGAGTGGCAAAGTGCACAGCGATGTTTTGGAAGTTGTCGCAGGGTCTGCGGCCCGTGTCACGGTGGCGGTTGCGGCCGAGTACAAAAAAGGCCCAACGAATTTCACTGTACGCCGCGCGAAACTGTCTTCCGATTCGAAAGTGGATTGGTTGTACGGGGATGTCGGTGACGGGTTCACGGTCGGTGTGTTGGAGAGCGATTTGGTCGGCAACGGATCGGTCTCAACAGCATCAGGGATAGGACTCGGCTACGGCCGTCAACATATGGACATGACGGTGAGCATGTTGCATCGCGGCCGCCACACAGAAAGCAACATTGTGATGCACGGAGCACTACGTGAACGCGCAAATTCCATCTACCGGACGTCAACCCATATCTTCCGAAAGGCGGTTGGCGCTGGCAGTGAGCAGAATGACCGAATGCTGATGCTCGACGGAACAGCGAGAGCAGACGCGATTCCGATGCTGCTGATTGATGAAAATGACGTCCAGCGTTGCGGTCACGCTGCCAGTGTCGGGCAGATGGATGCGTGGCAGTTATACTACCTGCAGTCTCGAGGCATTCCTGAGAAACAGGCACGGCGGATGATAATTTGGGGCTATCTCGAGCCTACGCTTGGGGCATATCCGAACGAGGCCGTGCGTGACTTTCTGCGTGAGCAGATTGACAAGGAGCTCGTGTAA
- the sufC gene encoding Fe-S cluster assembly ATPase SufC, translated as MASPVFQINDLHVKVEDKEIVRGLSLEIKGGEIHAIMGPNGTGKSTLASALMGHPAYEVTGGRVTLDGQDVLDMSVDERARAGMFLAMQYPAEVPGVSNANFLRTALNSRLGEGNEVPVLKFHRQLQQKMKDLNIDPAFAERYLNEGFSGGEKKRNEILQMAMLNPRIAILDEIDSGLDIDALRIVADAVNILRSPDLGFLIITHYQRLLQHIVPDYVHVMMQGRIVRSGGRELAEKLEQNGYDWLKQELGIEDETVGVEA; from the coding sequence ATGGCATCTCCCGTGTTCCAGATCAATGACTTACATGTAAAGGTCGAGGACAAGGAAATTGTCCGGGGCCTCAGTTTAGAGATTAAGGGTGGCGAGATTCACGCCATCATGGGACCCAATGGTACGGGCAAAAGTACATTGGCTTCCGCGTTAATGGGGCATCCTGCGTATGAAGTGACTGGCGGACGAGTGACCTTGGACGGTCAGGATGTGCTTGACATGTCCGTGGATGAACGGGCGCGGGCAGGCATGTTTCTGGCGATGCAATACCCTGCCGAAGTTCCTGGTGTTTCAAACGCCAACTTCCTTCGGACGGCGCTCAATTCACGGCTTGGTGAAGGCAACGAAGTTCCGGTCCTCAAGTTCCACCGTCAACTGCAGCAAAAAATGAAGGACCTCAATATCGATCCTGCGTTTGCAGAACGTTATTTGAATGAAGGCTTCTCCGGCGGGGAGAAGAAGCGCAACGAAATTTTGCAAATGGCCATGTTGAATCCCCGGATTGCCATCTTGGACGAGATTGACTCCGGTCTCGATATTGATGCACTGCGCATTGTCGCCGATGCCGTCAATATATTGCGTTCTCCAGACCTTGGCTTCTTAATCATCACACACTACCAGCGGTTGTTGCAGCACATCGTTCCTGATTATGTGCACGTCATGATGCAAGGTCGGATTGTTCGCTCCGGTGGACGTGAGCTCGCAGAGAAACTCGAGCAGAATGGATACGACTGGCTGAAACAGGAACTCGGCATCGAGGACGAGACCGTTGGCGTAGAAGCGTAA
- a CDS encoding metal-sulfur cluster assembly factor — MVTEEQIRETLTEVLDPEIQIDIVNLGMVYGVDVLDEGKKVKVTVTLTTMGCPLYDDIKDQIIERVKAFPGVEDCEVELTFDPPWDKDMMSEEAKLVFKYLF; from the coding sequence TTGGTCACTGAGGAACAAATCCGTGAAACACTGACAGAGGTACTTGATCCCGAGATTCAAATTGACATCGTCAATCTCGGCATGGTCTACGGAGTCGATGTACTTGACGAAGGCAAGAAGGTCAAGGTGACCGTAACCCTGACGACCATGGGATGTCCTTTGTATGATGATATCAAGGACCAGATTATTGAACGGGTAAAGGCGTTTCCTGGCGTGGAGGACTGTGAAGTAGAACTTACCTTCGACCCGCCATGGGACAAGGACATGATGTCAGAAGAGGCGAAACTAGTCTTTAAGTACCTGTTCTAA
- the ald gene encoding alanine dehydrogenase translates to MKVGIPKELKDNENRVAITPAGVHALVEAGHQVFIETSAGVGSGFDDESYQQFGAEISSSAEDVWATADLVLKVKEPLPSEYGYFRSDLTLFTYLHLAPEPELTQALLDSGITAIAYETVQLPDRSLPLLTPMSEVAGRMSIQIGAHYLEKAHGGRGELLGGVPGVPPARVVVVGGGIVGTNAARMAMGMGADVTILDSNSSRLRYLDDVFGGRLRTVMSNAYNLLQHIEGCDLLVGSVLIPGARAPKIVTAEMVQRMHTGGVIVDVAIDQGGSIETIDRITTHSNPTYEKYGVIHYSVANMPGAVPRTSTLALTNVTVPYALQLANQGTEAAVQANAALAKGVNVIHGKLTYEAVANALSLSYTPLSDVI, encoded by the coding sequence GTGAAGGTGGGTATTCCGAAGGAACTCAAGGACAACGAGAATCGCGTAGCAATTACACCGGCTGGTGTGCACGCGCTGGTCGAAGCGGGGCACCAGGTCTTTATCGAGACATCGGCAGGTGTCGGGAGTGGTTTTGACGACGAAAGTTACCAGCAGTTTGGTGCTGAGATTTCATCGTCTGCAGAGGATGTTTGGGCAACAGCAGATTTGGTGCTCAAGGTAAAGGAACCGCTGCCCTCGGAATACGGGTATTTCCGGTCTGATCTTACTTTATTTACATATCTTCACTTAGCCCCTGAGCCTGAATTGACACAGGCGCTGTTAGACAGTGGAATTACGGCGATTGCCTATGAAACCGTTCAACTGCCCGATAGAAGCCTGCCTTTGCTCACACCGATGAGTGAAGTCGCTGGTCGAATGTCAATTCAGATTGGTGCGCACTACCTTGAAAAAGCCCATGGCGGCCGTGGCGAGTTGCTCGGCGGCGTTCCGGGTGTTCCACCTGCGCGCGTCGTCGTCGTTGGCGGCGGGATTGTCGGAACGAATGCAGCGCGGATGGCGATGGGCATGGGAGCCGACGTGACCATTCTGGATTCGAATTCGAGCCGTCTGCGTTACCTTGATGATGTGTTTGGCGGTCGTCTCCGCACGGTGATGTCAAACGCCTATAACCTGCTGCAACACATTGAAGGTTGCGACTTGTTGGTGGGCTCAGTCTTGATTCCTGGTGCACGGGCGCCGAAGATTGTCACGGCAGAGATGGTGCAACGGATGCACACGGGCGGCGTGATTGTGGACGTGGCGATTGACCAGGGTGGATCAATTGAGACGATTGACCGGATCACCACGCACAGTAATCCGACCTATGAAAAGTACGGCGTGATTCATTACTCCGTGGCGAATATGCCAGGGGCTGTCCCAAGGACATCAACGTTGGCTCTGACAAACGTGACCGTACCGTATGCTCTGCAGTTGGCGAACCAAGGCACAGAAGCTGCGGTTCAGGCAAACGCGGCACTCGCGAAAGGCGTCAATGTCATTCATGGCAAACTGACGTATGAGGCTGTTGCGAATGCCCTTTCGCTCAGTTACACACCGCTTTCGGACGTCATCTGA
- a CDS encoding sigma-70 family RNA polymerase sigma factor, which produces MSDMSETSSDAVYLLRRWMEQYGTDVINFAYSYVRNYHQAQDIAQDVFLRAFQNAHTFRGDSAVKTWLLSITANRCKDYLRSWHTRHEMLQKEDWSADDIADADTESTVLGKLSRDEVWERVNELPLKYREVVVLYYLRDLSTKEVAEVLSVSDEAVRTRLHRGRALLRQMLEEAKL; this is translated from the coding sequence ATGAGTGATATGTCCGAGACCAGTTCCGACGCCGTGTACTTACTTCGCAGGTGGATGGAACAATACGGAACCGATGTTATCAATTTCGCATACTCCTATGTTCGCAATTATCATCAAGCGCAAGACATTGCGCAGGATGTGTTTTTACGCGCATTCCAGAACGCACATACATTTCGCGGGGACAGTGCCGTCAAGACCTGGTTGTTGTCGATTACCGCCAACCGCTGCAAAGACTACTTGCGGTCCTGGCATACGCGTCATGAAATGTTGCAAAAGGAAGACTGGTCTGCTGACGACATCGCCGACGCAGATACGGAATCCACTGTTCTGGGAAAGCTTTCTAGAGACGAAGTGTGGGAACGCGTGAATGAACTGCCACTGAAGTACCGCGAAGTGGTTGTTCTATATTACCTTCGTGACTTATCGACGAAGGAAGTTGCTGAAGTACTCTCCGTATCGGATGAGGCCGTGAGAACACGACTGCACCGGGGAAGAGCGCTCCTAAGACAGATGTTAGAGGAGGCAAAGCTGTGA
- a CDS encoding quinone-dependent dihydroorotate dehydrogenase, with amino-acid sequence MYRWIRPLLFQMNPETAHKLTLTTLSKMPSISRWVRQPMSSTKLLSQSIWGLTFAHPIGLAAGLDKNGEAVDAFLSLGFSFVEVGTVTPLPQPGNPRPRLFRLVDDAALINRMGFNNEGAVRLHERLRQRRASGIVGVNLGKNKVTDNDRAVDDYIKLVRELYAVADFFVINVSSPNTPGLRDLQAADTLVPLVDAVLKERARLHALARSQTQTGEPEQKSHLGGRAKDSLPPVLVKLAPDLDDDAIVEIACRLVEIGIDGLIATNTTITRPGLESPHQGESGGLSGKPLLQRSTHVVSLVYQATGGRIPIIASGGVFTAEDAFEKITAGASLVELYTALIYEGPQVIGEIVNGLHSRLQERGFASITEAIGAQHRS; translated from the coding sequence ATGTATAGGTGGATTCGTCCACTGTTATTTCAAATGAACCCTGAAACGGCGCACAAGTTGACGCTGACAACGCTTTCAAAAATGCCCTCTATCAGTCGGTGGGTCAGGCAGCCGATGTCAAGCACAAAACTGCTTTCACAGTCCATCTGGGGACTTACGTTTGCGCATCCAATAGGCCTTGCAGCTGGACTCGACAAAAATGGTGAAGCCGTGGATGCATTTCTTTCACTCGGTTTTTCATTTGTGGAAGTTGGCACAGTCACTCCGCTGCCCCAGCCTGGCAATCCCCGACCACGGCTGTTTCGACTCGTCGATGACGCAGCCCTGATTAACCGGATGGGGTTTAATAATGAAGGTGCCGTTCGGCTTCACGAGCGCCTCCGGCAGCGGCGTGCATCAGGAATTGTCGGCGTAAACCTCGGAAAGAACAAAGTGACCGACAATGATAGGGCAGTCGATGACTACATCAAACTCGTTAGAGAATTGTACGCGGTCGCCGATTTTTTCGTCATCAATGTCAGTTCTCCAAACACCCCGGGCTTACGAGACTTGCAGGCAGCAGATACCCTGGTACCGCTTGTTGATGCGGTGCTGAAAGAGCGTGCACGCCTGCATGCGCTCGCAAGAAGCCAGACTCAAACTGGTGAGCCAGAGCAAAAATCACACCTTGGCGGGCGGGCCAAAGACTCCCTTCCACCAGTGCTGGTGAAACTCGCTCCAGACTTAGACGACGATGCCATCGTTGAAATCGCGTGTCGTTTGGTTGAGATTGGCATCGATGGCTTGATTGCAACGAATACGACCATTACAAGGCCCGGCCTTGAAAGCCCGCACCAAGGGGAATCAGGCGGTCTTAGCGGTAAGCCCCTGTTACAGCGGTCAACGCATGTCGTGTCATTGGTTTACCAGGCTACCGGCGGTCGCATACCCATCATCGCGTCCGGCGGAGTTTTCACAGCTGAAGATGCGTTTGAGAAAATCACAGCTGGCGCTTCGCTTGTAGAACTCTATACCGCACTCATCTACGAAGGACCACAAGTCATTGGTGAAATCGTGAACGGCCTTCACTCACGATTGCAAGAGAGAGGCTTTGCGTCGATAACCGAAGCGATTGGGGCACAGCACCGCTCGTGA
- a CDS encoding HD domain-containing protein, giving the protein MHGNLSADALDIESLEQGLFALYPLLRAMEETDATLALHSNRVAALAAELAFAAGLPKLDVRRVYLGAMVHDVGKLAMNGEVLQKPGRLTQSEYTEIQRHPRIGARLLASDPLQNVYADIVLHHHERLDGSGYPEGLRASEIHFPVRIVSIADAFDAMTSNRAYRHALSVSEAVHELRAGAGTQFDVSLVTLFERCLHTLNLTSCDFTSGAVPQSLRLSTQSLSLAIVSEGRSRFHQ; this is encoded by the coding sequence ATGCATGGGAATCTTTCTGCTGATGCTCTGGACATTGAGTCGTTGGAGCAAGGGCTTTTCGCATTATACCCATTGCTGCGTGCGATGGAAGAAACAGATGCGACTCTAGCGCTGCACTCCAACCGGGTCGCTGCTTTGGCGGCCGAATTAGCGTTTGCTGCAGGCTTACCCAAATTGGACGTCCGCCGCGTTTACCTTGGGGCAATGGTGCATGATGTCGGAAAACTTGCCATGAATGGCGAGGTCCTGCAAAAACCAGGGAGACTCACGCAGAGTGAGTATACGGAGATTCAGCGTCATCCTCGAATCGGAGCTCGCCTCCTTGCCTCGGACCCGTTGCAGAACGTCTATGCAGACATTGTCCTGCATCATCACGAACGGTTGGACGGGAGTGGCTACCCGGAGGGACTCCGTGCCAGTGAAATTCACTTCCCAGTTCGCATTGTCAGCATTGCAGACGCGTTTGATGCGATGACGTCGAACCGGGCGTACAGGCACGCACTCTCTGTGTCGGAGGCTGTTCACGAACTGAGGGCTGGAGCGGGCACGCAATTTGACGTGAGTTTAGTCACTTTGTTCGAACGCTGCCTGCACACCTTGAATCTTACCTCGTGCGATTTCACGAGCGGTGCTGTGCCCCAATCGCTTCGGTTATCGACGCAAAGCCTCTCTCTTGCAATCGTGAGTGAAGGCCGTTCACGATTTCACCAATGA
- a CDS encoding superoxide dismutase: MAHVLPPLPYAANALEPHIDEMTMNIHHDRHHGTYVNNLNNALQGHADLENKSIEDLLRSIDSVPESIRTAVRNNGGGHANHSLFWELLSPNGGGQPTGALADAINSTFGSFEKFQEEFNKAATTRFGSGWAWLALNNGKLEIFSTANQDSPYMDGKTPVLGLDVWEHAYYLKYQNKRPDYISAFWNVVNWAEVSKRYEAAK, encoded by the coding sequence TTGGCACATGTACTACCGCCGCTTCCATACGCTGCAAACGCATTGGAACCACACATCGATGAAATGACCATGAACATTCACCATGACCGCCACCATGGGACCTACGTGAATAACTTGAACAATGCACTTCAAGGACATGCCGACCTAGAGAACAAGTCGATTGAGGATTTGCTCCGTTCCATCGACAGCGTACCTGAGTCAATTCGTACCGCTGTCCGTAACAATGGCGGCGGACATGCGAACCATAGCCTCTTCTGGGAACTCCTTAGCCCGAATGGCGGCGGACAGCCGACCGGTGCTCTTGCAGACGCCATCAACAGCACTTTTGGCAGCTTCGAGAAATTCCAGGAAGAGTTCAACAAGGCCGCAACAACGCGCTTTGGCAGTGGCTGGGCATGGCTCGCACTGAACAACGGCAAGCTGGAAATCTTCAGCACAGCCAATCAGGACAGCCCATATATGGACGGTAAGACGCCGGTTCTTGGACTCGACGTTTGGGAACACGCTTACTACCTGAAGTACCAGAACAAGCGCCCTGATTACATCTCTGCCTTCTGGAACGTCGTCAACTGGGCAGAAGTCTCGAAGCGCTACGAAGCTGCAAAGTAA
- a CDS encoding alpha amylase N-terminal ig-like domain-containing protein produces the protein MKTVWMFHQPYEPYAYALTATRARLVVAVERGTAAAVNVHFGDRYVDGLPASVGMEKRGSAQKLDYFTVDVEVPTKRLKYAFEVIREQGDGSQESTWYGENGVSANPKMAGIFQLAYLAQRDIFETPDWANKAVCYQIFPERFANGDPSLTPEDSADWDSAPTPFAMFGGDLPGITKHLDYLSEQGVTLLYLTPIFKAGSNHKYDTEDYLEIDPQFGSKDDLRRLVTGAHERGMRIVLDAVFNHSGFQFGPFQDAVKQGQASPYWNWFFIHGDKVDTEKVNYETFATGLRYMPKLNVANPEVEAYLLKVARYWIEEFDIDGWRLDVANEIDHMFWKRFRNTVKAVKADALIVGEVWHNSLPWLRGDEYDSVMNYVFREAVHAFFIRREISGREFSEHMMELLFMYPVQATNAMFNLLGSHDTERVLTLAGGDVNRVLQAMTFQFLYPGIPMVYYGDEVGMEGGADPDCRRGMVWDTDRQNPLLQQAMKALASLKRTQPALADGSLRVVRTDKQRIEVVREAEGAEVIHAAFNTGTTAWKLPEVGEVLFESYAGACTNGRLKAGAAVIWK, from the coding sequence ATGAAGACGGTTTGGATGTTTCACCAGCCTTACGAACCGTACGCGTATGCTCTGACAGCCACCCGCGCCAGACTGGTTGTGGCTGTGGAACGCGGTACTGCCGCTGCAGTCAATGTACATTTTGGTGATAGATATGTGGACGGTTTGCCAGCGTCCGTGGGCATGGAGAAGCGAGGCAGCGCTCAAAAACTAGACTACTTTACAGTGGATGTAGAGGTCCCTACAAAGCGACTGAAATACGCCTTTGAAGTGATTCGCGAGCAAGGCGATGGGAGTCAGGAGTCAACTTGGTACGGGGAAAACGGCGTATCTGCGAATCCGAAAATGGCAGGGATATTTCAACTGGCGTATTTGGCCCAGCGTGACATTTTTGAAACACCGGACTGGGCAAATAAAGCCGTCTGTTATCAGATTTTCCCGGAGCGGTTTGCAAATGGTGACCCGTCATTAACGCCAGAGGACAGTGCGGATTGGGACAGTGCACCTACCCCGTTCGCGATGTTTGGCGGGGATTTGCCAGGCATCACAAAGCACCTTGACTACCTGTCTGAACAAGGCGTCACACTTCTTTACCTAACACCGATTTTTAAAGCGGGTTCGAATCACAAGTATGACACCGAAGACTACCTTGAGATTGACCCTCAGTTTGGTTCCAAGGACGACCTGCGCAGATTGGTGACCGGTGCGCATGAACGCGGGATGCGAATTGTACTTGATGCCGTCTTCAACCATTCTGGGTTTCAGTTTGGGCCGTTCCAGGATGCTGTGAAACAGGGCCAGGCATCGCCCTACTGGAACTGGTTTTTCATCCACGGGGACAAGGTTGATACGGAAAAGGTGAATTATGAGACCTTTGCTACAGGGCTCCGATATATGCCGAAACTGAACGTCGCAAATCCCGAAGTCGAGGCATATCTGTTAAAGGTTGCACGCTACTGGATTGAGGAATTCGATATTGACGGCTGGCGCCTCGATGTGGCCAACGAGATCGACCATATGTTCTGGAAGCGGTTCCGGAACACCGTGAAAGCCGTGAAGGCCGATGCACTTATCGTGGGCGAGGTCTGGCACAACAGTTTGCCTTGGCTCCGAGGCGACGAATACGACAGTGTAATGAACTACGTCTTTCGTGAGGCCGTACATGCGTTTTTCATCAGGCGGGAGATTTCCGGACGTGAGTTCTCGGAGCACATGATGGAGCTTTTGTTCATGTATCCTGTTCAGGCGACAAATGCCATGTTTAATTTGCTTGGCAGCCATGACACTGAGCGCGTGCTGACCTTGGCGGGAGGCGACGTCAATCGGGTGCTGCAAGCGATGACATTCCAGTTCCTTTATCCTGGAATTCCAATGGTGTATTACGGAGATGAAGTGGGGATGGAAGGTGGGGCAGATCCTGATTGCCGCCGCGGCATGGTTTGGGACACGGACAGGCAAAATCCCTTGCTGCAACAGGCGATGAAAGCCCTGGCATCCTTAAAACGAACCCAGCCTGCGCTCGCAGATGGCAGTCTGCGCGTGGTGCGGACAGACAAACAGCGCATTGAAGTGGTGCGTGAGGCAGAAGGCGCAGAGGTGATTCACGCGGCCTTTAACACAGGGACGACAGCGTGGAAACTACCGGAGGTCGGTGAGGTCTTGTTTGAGAGCTATGCTGGTGCGTGCACGAATGGGCGTTTGAAAGCAGGCGCTGCAGTCATCTGGAAGTAG
- a CDS encoding LacI family DNA-binding transcriptional regulator, with protein sequence MTTIKDVAAQAGVSPSTVSRVLADSPRISDETKERVRRVLRELDYHPNAFARSLVTNVAGAMGILIPPGTEFFQNPFFSEMMSGVTEVARSQGFDIVLSTSVNDETEVLERMIRGRRVDGILLLRSRKEDPAIRAVLEYQFPAVLLGRPPEGMPISSVNNENVQAAYEATKHLVRLGHRKIGFLGGDVSYVVTDDRLRGYRQALLDNGIEPDDRMEVSSYLVEHGGYLGMMRLLAASERPTAVLASDDVLAFGAMRAAGELGYSLPDDMAIVGFNDIRLAELANPALTSVRVHMHDLGVAAADLLVERVKSPMAPPSERIVPTELVIRNSCGARKFPTNMVSV encoded by the coding sequence ATGACGACAATCAAGGATGTAGCGGCTCAGGCTGGTGTGTCACCATCGACCGTATCCCGCGTCTTGGCCGATTCACCGAGAATCTCAGATGAGACCAAGGAACGGGTGCGCCGCGTGCTCCGCGAACTGGACTACCATCCCAATGCCTTCGCCCGCAGTCTGGTGACCAATGTGGCCGGGGCGATGGGAATCCTCATTCCGCCGGGAACGGAGTTTTTTCAAAACCCGTTTTTCAGCGAGATGATGAGCGGTGTGACAGAGGTCGCGCGGAGTCAAGGTTTTGATATTGTACTTTCAACCTCTGTGAACGATGAGACCGAAGTGTTGGAACGGATGATACGTGGTCGCCGCGTCGACGGAATCCTGCTGCTTCGGAGCCGCAAGGAAGACCCGGCGATTCGCGCCGTCCTTGAGTATCAGTTCCCTGCGGTGCTGCTTGGCAGACCGCCTGAGGGCATGCCCATCTCGTCTGTGAACAACGAAAACGTGCAAGCAGCGTATGAGGCTACGAAGCATCTCGTGCGACTCGGCCATCGAAAGATTGGCTTTCTCGGTGGCGATGTCAGTTACGTGGTGACAGATGACCGTCTGCGTGGGTACCGGCAAGCACTCCTTGATAACGGCATCGAACCGGATGACCGAATGGAGGTTTCCAGTTACCTCGTTGAGCACGGGGGCTACCTCGGGATGATGCGGTTACTGGCTGCATCGGAGCGACCAACCGCTGTCCTGGCTTCAGACGACGTGCTGGCTTTTGGTGCCATGAGAGCGGCTGGAGAACTTGGTTACAGCTTGCCAGACGACATGGCGATTGTCGGTTTCAACGACATTCGACTGGCGGAGTTAGCGAATCCAGCGTTAACCAGTGTCCGCGTGCACATGCACGACCTTGGTGTCGCTGCAGCAGACCTGTTGGTGGAACGCGTGAAAAGTCCTATGGCACCGCCAAGCGAGCGTATTGTACCGACAGAACTGGTGATTCGAAACTCGTGTGGAGCAAGGAAGTTCCCAACAAACATGGTGTCCGTTTGA
- a CDS encoding sugar ABC transporter permease, with translation MAPGERTVLWVSRVVIWVAIVLMIIPIWFVVEASFNPSNSYFSVSFFPAHASFANYVELFTHSGFLVWVRNSLIVGLTVGIGQVLLTATSAYAFSRMKFWGRKYGLMTLLILQMFPNFLAIAAIYGALAQLNLIDYLGSYVLVLLGGSAYNVWLLKGYLDSIPRDLDEAALIDGANSWQRFVRILLPLAVPMLVVIFLFTLMGTFGEYIMAGTILQSPQNYTLGVGMYGMISGQFAKSWGEFAAAALLSAVPLAVIFGLLQKYIASGLVAGSVKG, from the coding sequence ATGGCACCTGGGGAACGAACAGTGCTGTGGGTGTCGCGCGTGGTCATTTGGGTGGCGATTGTGCTCATGATTATTCCCATCTGGTTTGTCGTCGAAGCGTCCTTCAATCCGTCCAACTCGTACTTCTCTGTGTCGTTCTTCCCGGCTCATGCGTCGTTTGCGAACTATGTCGAGCTATTTACACACAGCGGCTTTCTGGTATGGGTCAGGAACAGCTTGATTGTCGGTTTGACAGTTGGGATTGGGCAAGTCCTGCTCACCGCTACCTCCGCGTATGCATTTTCGCGAATGAAGTTCTGGGGGCGGAAGTATGGGCTGATGACCTTGCTTATCTTGCAGATGTTCCCGAACTTCCTAGCGATTGCGGCCATTTACGGTGCCTTGGCCCAACTCAACTTGATTGACTATCTCGGCTCGTACGTTCTCGTTCTACTTGGCGGCAGTGCGTACAACGTCTGGTTGCTCAAAGGTTACCTGGATTCCATCCCGAGAGATTTGGATGAAGCCGCGCTGATTGACGGGGCCAACTCATGGCAACGTTTCGTTCGTATTCTGTTGCCGCTTGCTGTACCGATGCTCGTCGTCATCTTCCTGTTTACGCTGATGGGCACGTTCGGAGAGTACATTATGGCGGGTACTATCTTGCAATCGCCGCAAAATTACACCCTTGGCGTTGGCATGTACGGAATGATTAGCGGTCAGTTCGCAAAGAGTTGGGGCGAGTTTGCTGCGGCGGCACTGTTGTCTGCAGTGCCACTTGCCGTTATCTTTGGATTATTGCAGAAATACATTGCCTCTGGTCTGGTTGCCGGTTCAGTCAAGGGTTAA